A genomic window from Acidobacteriota bacterium includes:
- a CDS encoding serine/threonine protein kinase, with protein MALSNGTRLGPYEILAPAGAGGMGEVYRARDTRLDREVAVKILPSTMSENADIRERFEREARAVSKLSHPNICILHDVGREGDVDFIVMEYLEGETLEQRLTKGPLPPEQILRYAIQIADALDKAHRQGIIHRDMKPANIMLTKAGAKLMDFGLAKQLEAVPVAAALTELTATDRKLTTEGTILGTFQYMAPEQLEGQDADQRTDIFAFGEVLYEMATAQPPFKGRTKASLIASILSSEPPPIAALQPLTPPGLDRVVRICLAKDPAERFQSAHDLKLQ; from the coding sequence CAAGACTTGGCCCTTATGAGATCCTTGCGCCCGCCGGCGCCGGCGGCATGGGCGAGGTCTATCGCGCCCGGGATACGCGGCTCGACCGCGAAGTCGCGGTAAAGATCCTGCCGTCCACGATGTCGGAGAACGCCGACATCCGCGAGCGCTTCGAGCGTGAGGCGCGCGCCGTTTCCAAGCTCTCCCATCCGAACATCTGCATCCTGCACGACGTGGGCCGCGAAGGCGACGTGGACTTCATCGTGATGGAGTACCTCGAGGGCGAGACGCTGGAGCAGCGCCTTACCAAAGGCCCGCTGCCGCCCGAGCAGATCCTTCGATACGCCATCCAGATCGCGGACGCGCTCGACAAAGCGCATCGCCAGGGCATCATCCACCGCGACATGAAGCCGGCGAACATCATGCTCACCAAGGCGGGCGCGAAGCTCATGGATTTCGGCCTCGCCAAGCAGCTCGAAGCCGTGCCGGTGGCCGCCGCGCTCACCGAACTCACCGCGACCGACCGCAAGCTCACCACCGAGGGGACGATCCTCGGGACGTTCCAGTACATGGCGCCGGAGCAGCTCGAAGGGCAGGACGCCGACCAGCGCACCGACATCTTCGCGTTTGGCGAGGTGCTGTACGAGATGGCGACCGCGCAGCCGCCGTTCAAGGGGCGGACGAAGGCGAGCCTGATCGCGAGCATCCTGTCGTCGGAGCCGCCGCCGATCGCGGCGTTACAGCCGCTCACGCCTCCCGGACTCGACCGCGTGGTGCGCATCTGTTTGGCGAAGGACCCGGCGGAGCGCTTCCAATCGGCGCACGACCTCAAGCTGCAA